Below is a genomic region from Oikeobacillus pervagus.
ATGTGAAGCAGTTGTAGTTCATTTTCGTTACAGTACCGTTCAATTTATTCTACTTGATACGTTAGGCTGTACCCTTCACGTACTTGTCCTTCTGTTAAAACTTGTTCATAACCAACTACTTTCTCTTCCATGTTGAGTCCTCTCCCATTACAGCAATTACATTCCATGTAACGTTTATCCGTTTTTTGCGGATAACGTATGCATAACGTTCATCCGTTAAAACGTACTTTACGATGACTTCAAAAAATAATACAATTCTTTATTTTTCCTCTACATCGTCGTATACTATACACAGCCACTACGGCCTATAAAACATTAATAAAAATTTAACACTTAATGTACTTATAAAATTATAGTGCTCTTTTAAATTTCTACGCTAAAATGCAAAAAAACACTCGTTGCCTTTAATTGACAATCAAGCGCTTTAAGTTCATCTATTTTTAAGTAGCATAAATTTGTAAGTTTTGTAGTAACAGTATGACACCTTTTGTACATCATGACACATACTATATTCAAACTTACGAGTTCGTTAGTTTCATATACATTCCATGTGGTTATATTCATCCCCATGTAAAATGTCATCTCGTCTAAGCTCGTACCTCGTTTCCTATTCTATCATTGCACACCATACTCCATGATGGTACAACCATCATGGAGTATGGATTTTCAAACACCTTATATCTATAACTCTAGTAGAGATCATTTTTGTGTATTAATATATTCTCTAATTAGTTTCACATCACTTTCTCTCTTTTCATCAGGGGAAATTCCTAATCTTTTATACTTCCATATAATTAATCTCTCATAATGATTATAATTATTTTCTTCCTCTAATAAAGTATAATCAAATTCAATATCAAACTTACCAGTAGAATATAACTCAAATGTTAAATTAGTCCAAGGTTCCTGCTTATTTCTTTTAAATTCTTCCCATAACTCTCTAAAGATGCTGTCAAGAAGATTTAATTGACGTTCAGTCTCGTCTTCATCAATCCCTTCCATATCTTCAATATCTAAACTGTATATTGGTTCCTGCTTATTTTTTGGATAGTAGAAAAACACCGTCGAATCACTATATTCATCAACTTCTGAATATACCATTACTTTTTCCCATGGTTCTGGAATAATATTGTTTAACTGTATAGCTACTTTTTGATAAATACTTTCCAAGTTCTCTGTATTCATTTACTTTCCTCCATATACATTTTTCAAACTGGCTTTAAATTTTTCTCCATCAATTCTATATTTTATGTTAAAGCTAACAGGCCTCACAGAATTCCCTTCATATACAGGTCTAATATCAACTATAACTTCCCGCTTATCTCTTAAAGCTTTTGCCCAAGCAGATTCCAATTTTTTATAAGCACTTACATTAACATTACCATTCATTGCAACTATGTTATCAATTAGTGGAGATCCATTAAATTGCGTACCGATTAAATGTCCACCATGATCGCCTTGAGTACTAGGAGCTTTAACTCGGTCTTCTCCTCCAGCAGCTAGCT
It encodes:
- a CDS encoding immunity protein YezG family protein yields the protein MNTENLESIYQKVAIQLNNIIPEPWEKVMVYSEVDEYSDSTVFFYYPKNKQEPIYSLDIEDMEGIDEDETERQLNLLDSIFRELWEEFKRNKQEPWTNLTFELYSTGKFDIEFDYTLLEEENNYNHYERLIIWKYKRLGISPDEKRESDVKLIREYINTQK
- a CDS encoding DNA/RNA non-specific endonuclease, which translates into the protein MKDDRVRGVTKGTGNTSKTVDDVVKDGSHFLDEFKLKPNVKYETNGYLYQTDELGRIERASGELTLEMGERNSKHQLAAGGEDRVKAPSTQGDHGGHLIGTQFNGSPLIDNIVAMNGNVNVSAYKKLESAWAKALRDKREVIVDIRPVYEGNSVRPVSFNIKYRIDGEKFKASLKNVYGGK